A section of the Stenotrophomonas acidaminiphila genome encodes:
- a CDS encoding alkaline phosphatase yields the protein MRHAPSLLAALSTLLLGACASTAAPRAPQALAVEVPAVSHPQGETPQWWYRAGAAQAAGNGAMAGKAKNVILFLGDGMSLTTVAAARILEGQRHGNPGEENLLSWERFPATAFSKTYNTDSQTPDSAGTMTAITTGVKTHMGAIGVSAGSRSDCADSLGKHALTWLQLADSAGMATGVVSTARLTHATPAATYAHSPDRNWENDTDVPEAARAAGCVDIAQQLLSTTRYGRGPLVALGGGRGQFTTVNEQDPEYADKVGLRLDGRNLVAEWQAAHPQGAYVWNAAQLKAAADAPALLGLFEPDHMQYEHDRARDPAGEPSLAELTRAAIANLSRHPEGYVLMVEGARIDHANHSGNAARALGDTIALSDAVRAAAEATSADDTLIIVTADHSHTLNFVGYPARGNPILGKVKDKGGEDGAGGLDLARDATGLPYTTLSYANGPGYTGASNRQPAGPKTFPHAPSSYEPARGRPDLTHVDTEHPDYMQEALVPAKAESHGGEDVGIWARGPGSTAVRGTLEQNAIYHLIVQATPRLRERLCEQGTCDAQGVPVELPQPVKFERKAP from the coding sequence ATGCGCCACGCCCCTTCCCTGCTCGCCGCCCTGTCCACCCTGCTGCTCGGCGCCTGCGCCAGCACCGCCGCGCCCCGCGCGCCGCAGGCCCTCGCCGTCGAGGTGCCGGCGGTCAGCCACCCGCAGGGCGAGACGCCGCAATGGTGGTACCGCGCCGGCGCCGCGCAGGCCGCCGGCAATGGCGCCATGGCCGGCAAGGCGAAGAACGTGATCCTGTTCCTGGGCGACGGCATGAGCCTGACCACCGTGGCTGCCGCGCGCATCCTCGAGGGCCAGCGTCACGGCAACCCGGGCGAGGAGAACCTGCTGTCCTGGGAGCGCTTCCCGGCGACCGCCTTCAGCAAGACCTACAACACCGACTCGCAGACGCCGGACTCGGCCGGCACCATGACCGCCATCACCACGGGCGTGAAGACCCACATGGGCGCCATTGGCGTCAGCGCCGGCAGCCGCAGCGACTGCGCCGACAGCCTGGGCAAGCATGCGCTGACCTGGCTGCAGCTGGCCGACAGCGCCGGCATGGCCACCGGCGTGGTGTCCACCGCGCGCCTGACCCACGCCACCCCGGCGGCGACCTACGCGCATTCGCCCGACCGCAACTGGGAGAACGACACCGACGTGCCCGAAGCGGCCCGCGCCGCCGGCTGCGTGGACATCGCCCAGCAGTTGCTGTCGACCACGCGCTACGGCCGTGGCCCGCTGGTCGCGCTGGGCGGCGGCCGCGGCCAGTTCACCACCGTCAACGAGCAGGATCCGGAGTATGCCGACAAGGTCGGCCTGCGCCTGGACGGCCGCAACCTGGTGGCCGAATGGCAGGCCGCGCACCCGCAGGGGGCCTACGTGTGGAATGCCGCGCAGCTCAAGGCCGCGGCCGATGCCCCGGCGCTGCTGGGCCTGTTCGAGCCGGACCACATGCAGTACGAGCACGACCGCGCCCGCGACCCGGCCGGCGAGCCGTCGCTGGCCGAGCTGACCCGCGCGGCCATCGCCAACCTGTCCCGGCATCCGGAAGGCTATGTGCTGATGGTGGAGGGCGCGCGCATCGACCACGCCAACCACAGCGGCAATGCGGCGCGCGCACTGGGCGACACCATCGCCCTGTCCGACGCGGTGCGCGCGGCGGCCGAAGCGACCTCGGCCGATGACACCCTGATCATCGTCACCGCCGACCATTCGCACACGCTCAACTTCGTCGGCTACCCGGCGCGCGGCAACCCGATCCTGGGCAAGGTCAAGGACAAGGGCGGCGAGGACGGTGCCGGCGGCCTCGACCTGGCGCGCGACGCCACCGGCCTGCCCTACACCACGCTCAGCTATGCCAACGGTCCCGGCTACACCGGCGCCAGCAACCGCCAGCCGGCCGGCCCCAAGACCTTCCCGCACGCGCCCAGCAGCTACGAGCCGGCGCGCGGCCGCCCGGACCTGACCCACGTCGACACCGAGCACCCGGACTACATGCAGGAAGCGCTGGTCCCGGCCAAGGCCGAATCGCACGGCGGCGAGGACGTCGGCATCTGGGCGCGCGGCCCCGGCAGCACCGCGGTGCGCGGCACGCTGGAGCAGAACGCCATCTACCACCTGATCGTGCAGGCCACCCCGCGCCTGCGCGAGCGCCTGTGTGAACAGGGCACGTGCGACGCGCAGGGCGTGCCGGTGGAACTGCCGCAGCCGGTGAAGTTCGAACGCAAGGCGCCGTAA
- a CDS encoding dicarboxylate/amino acid:cation symporter translates to MKLVSAWLRIPFWQRVAGGFVLGALAGWALGPAAELWFGPLGELYVTLIKMIAVPLVFFAVISAIGSLHGQKSVVALGGRTFLWFIITAALAVCVGLGVGTLMQPGTGGLSLAMDSAYTPRDVPSVAKVLMDVVPSNVFYALSGIGTKVNAAGETVLAAGRGSILPVIFFAGLLGFAMVKLGDKVGEARRLTGQLSEVMIQVTRFVLEMTPLGTFGLIAGLVGSYGFEKLLPLGSFVLALYVACALHIVVVYSGLLLAHGLNPIKFFRGAAPGMQVAFVASSSFAAMPAAMRSITANLGVNKDYASFAVPLGASIKMDGCGAIYPALCAVFIAQYTGVPLTPEQYVVVLIASVLGSFGTAGVPGTAVVMATVVLSAANLPLETIGYLYAIDRVLDMMRTMTNVTGQMVVPVIVAKETGLLDRQVYDAPVRPGVGVD, encoded by the coding sequence ATGAAGCTGGTTTCTGCCTGGTTGCGGATTCCGTTCTGGCAGCGCGTGGCAGGCGGCTTCGTGCTTGGCGCGCTGGCCGGCTGGGCGCTGGGCCCGGCCGCCGAGCTCTGGTTCGGCCCGCTGGGCGAGCTTTACGTCACCCTGATCAAGATGATCGCCGTGCCGCTGGTGTTCTTCGCGGTGATCAGCGCCATCGGCTCGCTGCACGGGCAGAAATCGGTGGTGGCGCTGGGCGGGCGCACCTTCCTGTGGTTCATCATCACCGCGGCGCTGGCGGTATGCGTTGGGCTGGGCGTTGGCACGCTGATGCAGCCGGGCACCGGCGGCCTGAGCCTGGCCATGGACAGCGCCTATACCCCGCGCGACGTGCCGTCGGTGGCCAAGGTGCTGATGGACGTGGTGCCGTCCAACGTGTTCTACGCGCTGTCGGGCATCGGTACCAAGGTCAACGCCGCCGGCGAGACCGTGCTGGCCGCCGGGCGCGGCTCGATCCTGCCGGTGATCTTCTTCGCCGGCCTGCTCGGCTTTGCCATGGTCAAGCTCGGCGACAAGGTCGGCGAGGCGCGCAGGCTCACCGGGCAGCTGAGCGAGGTCATGATCCAGGTCACCCGCTTCGTGCTGGAGATGACCCCGCTGGGCACCTTCGGCCTGATCGCCGGCCTGGTCGGCAGTTATGGCTTCGAGAAGCTGCTGCCGCTGGGCAGTTTCGTGCTGGCGCTGTACGTGGCCTGCGCGCTGCATATCGTGGTGGTCTACAGCGGCCTGCTGCTCGCCCACGGGCTGAACCCGATCAAGTTCTTCCGCGGTGCCGCGCCGGGCATGCAGGTGGCGTTCGTGGCCTCGTCGAGCTTCGCGGCGATGCCGGCGGCGATGCGCTCGATCACCGCCAACCTGGGCGTCAACAAGGACTACGCGTCATTCGCGGTGCCGCTGGGCGCGAGCATCAAGATGGACGGCTGCGGTGCGATCTACCCGGCGCTGTGCGCGGTGTTCATCGCCCAGTACACCGGGGTGCCGCTGACCCCGGAGCAGTACGTGGTGGTGCTGATTGCTTCGGTGCTGGGCAGCTTCGGCACCGCCGGCGTGCCGGGTACCGCGGTGGTCATGGCCACCGTGGTGCTGAGCGCGGCCAACCTGCCGCTGGAGACCATCGGCTACCTGTACGCCATCGACCGCGTGCTGGACATGATGCGCACCATGACCAACGTCACCGGGCAGATGGTGGTGCCGGTGATCGTGGCCAAGGAAACCGGGCTGCTGGACCGGCAGGTCTACGACGCCCCGGTCCGTCCCGGCGTCGGGGTGGACTGA
- a CDS encoding geranyl transferase, with protein MSTEALFAGWIERTEQHLHAALPDPDAAPQRLHQAMRYAVLGGGKRMRPLLVRAAGHLFAADPALLDAPASAVELIHAYSLVHDDLPAMDDDALRRGRPTTHVAFDEATAILAGDALQTRAFELLADAPLPPALAVACLRTLATASGAAGMCGGQALDIDATGRRQPLSGLERMHALKTGALIRAAVRMGALCGGAGDAELARLDGFADALGLAFQVRDDILDVEASSEQLGKTAGKDAAQDKSTFPALLGMDGTKARLEALAVDMHDALAPFGARADALSALAELAIRRSH; from the coding sequence ATGTCGACTGAGGCCCTGTTCGCCGGCTGGATCGAACGCACCGAACAGCACCTGCACGCCGCCCTGCCCGACCCCGACGCCGCGCCGCAGCGCCTGCACCAGGCCATGCGCTACGCCGTGCTGGGCGGCGGCAAGCGCATGCGGCCGCTGCTGGTACGCGCCGCCGGCCACCTGTTCGCCGCCGACCCGGCGCTGCTCGACGCACCGGCCAGCGCGGTCGAGCTGATCCATGCCTATTCGCTGGTGCACGACGACCTGCCGGCGATGGACGACGACGCGCTGCGCCGTGGCCGTCCCACCACCCACGTCGCGTTCGACGAGGCCACCGCGATCCTGGCCGGCGATGCGCTGCAGACCCGCGCCTTCGAGCTGCTTGCCGACGCCCCGCTGCCACCGGCGCTGGCGGTGGCCTGCCTGCGCACCCTGGCCACCGCGTCCGGCGCGGCCGGCATGTGCGGTGGGCAGGCGCTGGACATCGACGCCACCGGCCGCCGGCAGCCCTTGTCTGGCCTGGAACGCATGCACGCGCTCAAGACCGGCGCGCTGATCCGCGCCGCGGTGCGCATGGGCGCACTGTGCGGTGGCGCCGGCGATGCCGAGCTGGCGCGGCTGGACGGCTTCGCCGACGCGCTGGGCCTGGCCTTCCAGGTACGCGACGACATCCTCGACGTCGAGGCCAGCTCCGAGCAGCTGGGCAAGACCGCCGGCAAGGACGCGGCGCAGGACAAGTCCACCTTCCCGGCACTGCTGGGCATGGACGGCACCAAGGCACGGCTGGAAGCGCTGGCGGTCGACATGCATGACGCGCTGGCACCGTTCGGTGCACGTGCCGACGCACTGTCGGCGCTGGCCGAGCTGGCGATCCGGCGCTCGCATTGA
- a CDS encoding metalloprotease PmbA, whose amino-acid sequence MNTITTGTFAADDSLQRLEHLAGISQRLLDKARALGASQAEVSCSEDRGLDVNVRLGEVETVESTHDRGIAVTVYFGQRKGSASTADLQDGSLEATVAQACAIARHTEDDAAAGLADAALMARDFPDLDTWHPWALDAHDAVELALACEAAGRGADPRIANSDGASVATAQSLSVYANSHGFIGRERSSHHSIGCALIAGQGDGMQRDGWYSSAIARADLQDPEAIGRRAAERTLARLQPRSLATGQVPVLFAAEVARSLIGHLLSAVSGGALYRRASFLLDSAGTRLFPEWFAIDERPRLRRGLRSSAFDGEGVATRDSALVSGGVLQRYILGSYSARRLGLQTTANAGGVHNLAVAANAGDLCSMLSGMGSGLLVTELMGQGVNGVTGDYSRGASGFWIENGQIAWPVDGITIAGNLKQMFASIEAVGNDVDPRSHISTGSILVGTMTVAGDE is encoded by the coding sequence TTGAACACCATCACCACCGGAACCTTCGCCGCCGACGACAGCCTGCAGCGGCTCGAACACCTGGCCGGCATCTCGCAGCGGCTGCTGGACAAGGCCCGCGCGCTGGGCGCCAGCCAGGCCGAGGTCAGCTGCAGCGAGGACCGCGGGCTGGACGTGAATGTCCGCCTGGGCGAAGTGGAAACGGTCGAGTCCACCCACGACCGCGGCATCGCCGTCACCGTGTATTTCGGCCAGCGCAAGGGCAGCGCCAGCACCGCCGACCTGCAGGACGGCAGCCTGGAGGCGACCGTGGCCCAGGCCTGCGCCATCGCCCGCCACACCGAGGACGATGCGGCCGCGGGCCTGGCCGACGCGGCGCTGATGGCGCGCGACTTCCCCGACCTGGATACCTGGCACCCGTGGGCGCTGGACGCGCATGACGCGGTGGAACTTGCCCTGGCCTGCGAGGCGGCCGGGCGTGGCGCCGATCCGCGCATCGCCAATTCCGACGGCGCCTCGGTGGCCACCGCGCAGAGCCTGTCGGTCTACGCCAACTCGCATGGCTTCATCGGCCGCGAACGCAGCAGCCACCATTCCATCGGCTGTGCGCTGATCGCCGGGCAGGGCGACGGCATGCAGCGTGACGGCTGGTACAGCAGCGCCATCGCCCGTGCCGACCTGCAGGACCCGGAGGCCATCGGCCGCCGCGCGGCCGAGCGCACCCTGGCACGGCTGCAGCCGCGCTCGCTGGCGACCGGGCAGGTGCCGGTGCTGTTCGCCGCGGAAGTGGCGCGCTCGCTGATCGGCCACCTGTTGTCGGCCGTTTCCGGCGGCGCGCTGTACCGGCGCGCCAGCTTCCTGCTCGACAGTGCCGGGACGCGGTTGTTCCCGGAGTGGTTCGCCATCGACGAGCGGCCGCGGCTGCGCCGCGGCCTGCGCTCGAGCGCGTTCGACGGCGAGGGCGTGGCCACGCGCGATTCGGCGCTGGTCAGCGGCGGCGTGCTGCAGCGTTACATCCTGGGCAGCTATTCGGCGCGCCGGCTGGGCCTGCAGACCACGGCCAACGCCGGCGGCGTGCACAACCTGGCGGTCGCGGCCAATGCCGGCGACCTGTGCTCCATGCTCTCGGGTATGGGTAGCGGCCTGCTGGTCACCGAGCTGATGGGCCAGGGGGTCAACGGCGTGACCGGCGACTACTCGCGCGGCGCCAGCGGTTTCTGGATCGAGAACGGCCAGATCGCCTGGCCGGTCGACGGCATCACCATCGCAGGCAATCTGAAACAGATGTTCGCCAGCATCGAGGCGGTGGGCAATGACGTCGACCCGCGTTCACATATCTCGACAGGATCGATCCTAGTCGGGACAATGACGGTCGCGGGCGACGAGTGA
- a CDS encoding exodeoxyribonuclease VII small subunit: MPKKSPNETSPVAHFEQSLEELEQLVQKMETGELSLEQSLAAYERGVGLYRQCQQALEQAELRVRLLTDPAQPEKAEPFEQAGDVD, from the coding sequence ATGCCCAAGAAGTCCCCCAACGAGACCTCGCCGGTCGCCCACTTCGAGCAGTCGCTGGAAGAGCTGGAGCAGCTGGTGCAGAAGATGGAAACCGGCGAGTTGAGCCTGGAACAGTCGCTGGCCGCCTACGAGCGCGGCGTCGGCCTGTACCGCCAGTGCCAGCAGGCGCTGGAGCAGGCGGAACTGCGCGTGCGCCTGCTCACCGATCCGGCGCAGCCGGAGAAGGCCGAACCGTTCGAACAGGCCGGCGATGTCGACTGA